A window from Spirochaetaceae bacterium encodes these proteins:
- the cas2 gene encoding CRISPR-associated endonuclease Cas2, which translates to MDVLVSYDIADTAGIGAARLRKVAQVCERYGQRVQFSVFECRLSPERLARMIGEVEDVIDRDRDSVMVYRFPGRIGEARLRVGRKQAHVIGEPWLL; encoded by the coding sequence GTGGACGTCCTGGTCTCCTACGACATCGCGGATACCGCCGGGATTGGAGCGGCTCGGCTGCGCAAGGTTGCACAGGTCTGCGAGAGGTACGGCCAGCGCGTACAGTTTTCGGTGTTCGAGTGCCGTCTTTCCCCGGAGCGTCTGGCGCGCATGATCGGCGAGGTCGAGGATGTCATAGACCGCGATCGCGACTCGGTCATGGTGTACCGATTCCCCGGTCGGATCGGAGAGGCGCGACTCCGCGTCGGCCGCAAGCAGGCCCACGTGATAGGTGAGCCATGGCTGCTCTGA